A genome region from Conger conger chromosome 16, fConCon1.1, whole genome shotgun sequence includes the following:
- the LOC133113920 gene encoding GTPase IMAP family member 4-like, which translates to MASSTDPMSELRIVLLGRSGEEKSKVGNAILREEVLSVKDQCERAQGLVNGRPVALINTPDLLDPQLPVRKLFDQIERCVTLSAPGPHALLLVLQKGGFKESDRNSLERVLGFFSAEAFRYSVVLTTQGSKRAFMDSIYKVIQMCSGRCLKLNTDRIDFTQAAELMKKIEQMVEENRGGFIRCKIFQEPKSALGGMEGSLMRTQQKMEKKQKPQLTRKPQKMEDQSSDCVRIVLVGKTGSGKSATGNTILQKEEFLSRSSMTSVTACCEKRVGKVAGRRVAVVDTPGLFDTEVSNEVVQQEIAKCISYSAPGPHVFLIVLAIGRITQEEKETVQIIKSTFGNAVERFTIVVFTRGDDLKNESIESYIQRGDATIQNLIQDCGNRFHVFNNNAVTNITQVSELLDKIDMMVQKNGGGCYTNEMFQEAEFAIKKQCERILREKEQLQEKHEEEMKEMTRKMQEQQQKVEKHETCERKMLARLQEELKREQEEEIQKRKKEDQARRERAEKEKQEMTENYERQMNELTMKYDDARKKAEEFNEFKKKYVEECKLKPEKHCALL; encoded by the exons ATGGCCAGTTCGACTGATCCCA TGTCTGAGCTGAGGATTGTGCTGCTGGGGaggtctggagaagagaagagtaaAGTGGGAAATGCCATCCTGAGGGAAGAGGTGCTTTCAGTAAAAGATCAGTGTGAGAGAGCACAAGGTCTGGTGAATGGGAGGCCTGTGGCTCTGATCAACACTCCAGATTTACTGGACCCTCAGCTCCCTGTCAGGAAATTATTCGATCAGATAGAGAGATGTGTGACCCTGTCTGCCCCAGGTCCTCATGCACTTCTGCTAGTGCTGCAGAAAGGGGGGTTTAAAGAAAGTGATAGAAATAGTCTTGAGAGAGTCCTGGGCTTTTTCAGTGCTGAGGCCTTTAGGTACTCAGTAGTACTGACCACTCAGGGGAGTAAAAGAGCTTTTATGGATTCTATTTATAAAGTTATCCAAATGTGCAGTGGAAGGTGTCTGAAATTGAACACAGACAGGATTGACTTCACCCAGGCTGCTGAACTAATGAAGAAAATAGAGCAGATGGTGGAGGAGAATAGAGGAGGTTTCATCAGATGTAAGATATTCCAGGAGCCAAAATCTGCACTTGGAGGGATGGAGGGCTCACTGATGAGGACTCAACAGAAGatggagaagaagcagaagccACAGCTGACAAGAAAACCACAGAAAATGGaag ATCAGAGCTCTGACTGTGTGAGGATTGTGCTCGTGGGGAAGACAGGAAGTGGGAAAAGTGCCACAGGAAACACCATACTGCAGAAGGAGGAGTTCCTGTCTCGGTCCAGTATGACATCAGTGACTGCCTGCTGTGAGAAAAGAGTAGGGAAAGTTGCTGGCAGGCGTGTTGCTGTAGTTGACACACCGGGTCTCTTTGACACAGAAGTATCTAATGAGGTGGTCCAGCAGGAAATAGCCAAATGCATCTCCTATTCGGCCCCAGGACCTCATGTGTTTCTCATAGTGCTAGCAATTGGGAGAATCACACaggaagagaaggagacagTGCAGATCATTAAGAGTACCTTTGGTAATGCGGTTGAAAGGTTTACCATAGTTGTGTTCACAAGAGGGGATGATCTTAAAAATGAATCCATTGAAAGTTACATTCAAAGAGGTGACGCTACAATCCAAAATCTGATTCAAGACTGTGGAAATAGGTTTCATGTCTTCAATAATAATGCCGTGACCAACATCACCCAAGTCTCTGAGCTGCTGGATAAGATAGACATGATGGTGCAGAAGAACGGAGGAGGCTGCTACACCAATGAGATGTTCCAGGAGGCAGAATTTGCCATAAAGAAACAATGTGAGAGaatactgagagagaaagagcagctgCAGGAAAAACATGAAGAGGAGATGAAAGAGATGACAAGAAAGATGCAAGAGCAGCAACAAAAAGTagagaaacatgaaacatgcGAGAGAAAAATGCTGGCCAGGCTGCAGGAGGAATTGAAGAGGGAGCAAGAAGAAGAGATCcagaagagaaagaaggaagatcAGGCCAGGAGGGAAagagcagaaaaagaaaaacaagaaatgacagaaaactATGAAagacaaatgaatgaattgacCATGAAATATGATGATGCTCGAAAAAAAGCAGAGGAATTTAATgagtttaaaaagaaatatgtgGAAGAGTGTAAACTGAAACCTGAGAAACACTGTGCTCTCTTGTGA